Genomic segment of Ewingella sp. CoE-038-23:
GGCAGATTGTCGAACCGGCGCTGACGGAGGGTATCGACAAGCAGCCCGCCTTCCCGGCGACCTTCAGCCTGCTGCTACCGCAGCTGGGGGAGGTCACCGCGCAGGTGAACCAAAACACCAGCGGCGAGCTGGATATCGCGCTGGCCTTCTCACGCGGCAGTTTTGAGGCGGTGCGCGGCGCACAGGAGAACTGCGGACGTTCGCTGTCGCAGCGTCTGGGGCAGCGAGTGCGCTTGCGCTTCAACCTGCAAGACGGCCGCCCGCAGGATAAATGGGCATGAGTTCACTCATTTTTAGACAGCAAAGCCGCGCCGAGGCCGATGCCCGCCGCTGGATAGGTAAGGGCCAGACACTGACCTTCTTTCATGACAATCAGCCCGGCGAGCTGAGTCTTCGCCTGAGCGAAAACGGCGCCAGCGATGCCCATTGGCAGCGTTTTAGCTGTGCGGCGGGCACGCTGGCATTTAGCGATTTCGCCCCGCTGTTCTCCCTGCTCAGCGAATGCCCGGCGATGAGCGGCGACAGCGATGACGACGGCGAATGGTACTGGGGGCTGTTCAATCAGAGCCTGTTTAGTGAGGTGGCGTCGCTGTTTGGCAGCCTGCGCCCGCTGGACTCGGCGCAGAGCAGCCCGGACGCGCTCTGTTTGCAGATTCAGGTCAGCTTTACCGGTCAGCAGGCCCGCAGCCAACTGCGATTGTCGGCAGAAAGCCTTAACCAGCTGGCGGCCACGCCCGGCTGGCAGCCACAAGGCGCGGCGCTGATTGAAGCCCTGCCGCTCAACTTACCTCTGGTGGTGGCGACCTTCTCGCTGCCGCTGGAGGAGATAACCCAATTACAGTCAGGCGATGTTCTGCGTGCGCCCTCTTCACACTTCAGCGTTGAAGGCCACGGCGTGATTAACATCGGACAATTGGCACTGCACGGAGCGTTACAACCTTCGCCCGACTCCCCGCACAGCGCCTACTTTTCACTTTACGATATCAAGGAGTTACCCATGAGCTACCCGAATGACCCACTGCTGCCTGAAGATGAAGATAATCCGTATCCCCACGTGGATGAGACAGATTCCGGGTATTACGCACAAAGCGAAATGCACGACGACATCGGCAGTGAGAGTCAGCTCAACGTAGCACTCAACGCTCTGCCGCTGGAGTTAAGCATTCGCTGTGGGCAGCTCAAACTGACGTTGGGCGAATTGCAGCAGCTGGACGTCGGCTCGACGGTGGTGGTGGATAACGTCACGCCGGGCGCGGCCATGCTGTGCCACGGCAGTTTCCCGATTGCCAAAGGGGAGTTGGTTAACGTCGATGGACGCCTTGGATTGCAATTGACCAGTATCATCAATAACCAGCCTGTTGGCGCCGAGAAAGGTGTGTAATGACCACCGACCTGAATGCCTTTAACCCGCTGGCGCTGGCGCTGCTGCTTGGCGCGCTCTCTTTAATGCCGCTGGCGTTAATGATAACCACCAGCTTTTTAAAGATTTCCATTGTATTGATGCTGACGCGAAACGCCCTCGGCGTGCAGCAGATCCCGCCAAACATGGCGCTCTACAGCATCGCGCTGGCCGCCACCTTGTTCGTGATGGCTCCGGTGTTTAACGGCATGCACCAGCGGTTTACCGACCGGCCGATAGACACCACGTCGTCTGAAAAGCTGGAAAGTACTTTAGCCAATGGCATTCAGCCCCTGACCGTCTTTATGCAGCACAACACGGACGCCGATATCGAGACGCACTTGCAGGAGAATACCCAGCGCATGTGGCCGAAGGATATGGCGGATTCGGCGGTGAAAGATCGCAGTAACCTGATGCTGCTGATCCCGGCTTTTGTGCTGTCCGAGCTGCAAAGCGGTTTTAAAATCGGCTTCCTGATCTTCATCCCCTTCGTGGTTGTCGACCTGATTGTCTCCAACGTGCTGCTGGCGCTGGGGATGCAAATGGTGTCGCCAATGACCATCTCGTTACCGCTAAAAATTCTGTTATTTGTGATGGCCAACGGCTGGACGCGCCTGCTAGACGGGCTGTTCTACAGCTATTTGTGACGCTTTTGAGGGTGAGGAAGTATGGATATTATCTACATGTTTAAGCAGGCGATGGTACTGGTGGTGATGCTCTCCGCGCCGCCGTTGGCCGTGGCGGTGATCATCGGGATCATCATCTCGCTGTTGCAGGCGGTGATGCAGTTGCAGGACCAGACGCTGCCTTTCGCCATTAAGCTGGTGGCCGTAGGGGCCACCCTTGCCCTGACCGGGCGCTGGATTGGCGTTCAGCTACTGGATCTCACCCAGTCCGCCTTCGCCATGATGGCGACAGTGAACGCGCCGTAAGATGTTAAGTACGCTGATGCACGGCCTGTTCAGCCATATTTTGGCGCTGGGCTTTGGCATAGCCCGGATTTTCCCCTGCCTGCTGATTGTACCGGCCTTCTCCTTTTTCACCCTAAAAGGCATGGTGCGCAGCGCGATCATTGTTTCGCTGTCGCTGTTTCTGGTTCCGGCGCTGCAACCCGCGGTATCGGCGCT
This window contains:
- the sctS gene encoding type III secretion system export apparatus subunit SctS is translated as MDIIYMFKQAMVLVVMLSAPPLAVAVIIGIIISLLQAVMQLQDQTLPFAIKLVAVGATLALTGRWIGVQLLDLTQSAFAMMATVNAP
- a CDS encoding FliM/FliN family flagellar motor switch protein; this translates as MSSLIFRQQSRAEADARRWIGKGQTLTFFHDNQPGELSLRLSENGASDAHWQRFSCAAGTLAFSDFAPLFSLLSECPAMSGDSDDDGEWYWGLFNQSLFSEVASLFGSLRPLDSAQSSPDALCLQIQVSFTGQQARSQLRLSAESLNQLAATPGWQPQGAALIEALPLNLPLVVATFSLPLEEITQLQSGDVLRAPSSHFSVEGHGVINIGQLALHGALQPSPDSPHSAYFSLYDIKELPMSYPNDPLLPEDEDNPYPHVDETDSGYYAQSEMHDDIGSESQLNVALNALPLELSIRCGQLKLTLGELQQLDVGSTVVVDNVTPGAAMLCHGSFPIAKGELVNVDGRLGLQLTSIINNQPVGAEKGV
- the sctR gene encoding type III secretion system export apparatus subunit SctR — encoded protein: MTTDLNAFNPLALALLLGALSLMPLALMITTSFLKISIVLMLTRNALGVQQIPPNMALYSIALAATLFVMAPVFNGMHQRFTDRPIDTTSSEKLESTLANGIQPLTVFMQHNTDADIETHLQENTQRMWPKDMADSAVKDRSNLMLLIPAFVLSELQSGFKIGFLIFIPFVVVDLIVSNVLLALGMQMVSPMTISLPLKILLFVMANGWTRLLDGLFYSYL